Within Dictyostelium discoideum AX4 chromosome 4 chromosome, whole genome shotgun sequence, the genomic segment TGctgataaaaaattaaatgaattatcaattaaacaatctttaaaaacaattttaattaaaattagaaaatcaatgattaaaatcattgtataaataaataaaaaaattaattaatttattaaaaaaaaaaaaaaaaaaaaaaaaaaatctggtGGTTTGGTTTGGGTATTGCccaatagttttttttttttttttttgtaataattatttttttaaaataaaatcagcCACCcagtttttttctttgaaaacttttatttttttttattttttttatttttttatttttttttattttttttccaaaacaaattttttttattataaaaaaaaaaaatcaaaaaatcaaaatatctaataaataaataataaataaataataaataataaattaataaataaataaataaattaaaatggcAAGCAAAGTTGACTATCAATCTGGTAAAAAACATGGccttcaattaaaaaatcaagaaaGTGAATTAGATTCAATAGCTGCAGAATTTGCTGgtgtatgtttttttttttttttttttttttttatacacttttttatttttttatttaatttttttatttatttaatttttttatttatttaattatttattttataaatttactaataaaatataatattgataataattaggAATTAGATGAAGCAACTctttcaaaatataaaactCAATTCATGAGTTATGATATTAATAACTCTGGTGATATTGATCATTATGAACTCCAACTTTTAAtggaaaaaattaatcaaccAAAGACTTatttggaattaaaaaaaatgattgaacAAGTTGATTCAACTGGTATGAtatgttattaaaaaattcaattagttttatatattaatatttttattaattattaactcattattttaattaaattaaaggTAAGGGAGCAATTAACTTTAGagatttcattaaaatgaTGACAGGAAAGACATCttcaattttacaaaaaattttaatgtttGAAGAAATGGGAAAGAAATCTGAACAACCAAAAGGAATTCCACAAAAAAGATCAATTAGCGATTTACCATAATTCTAATTATccaaagtaaaaaaaaaaaaataaaaataaaaaaaaaactatttattaataaaataatctaTGTAAAAAGatacattcttttttttttttaaaattttatttatttattttttaaacaaatggTTTCGGtcgaaaaaaaataaatcaaagatttaaatttatatttgaaatcattaaaattataaattaaacaaatttgTGTAATGCATccaaaaaaagttaataataacaattgaATAAACACAAtcaaaactataaaaaatgaaaaatcataaacttttttctttttttttttataatacaaTAACTtcgtttatttttttttacctatTAGGAAATAGGAAAagacatttaataattaatttggaCAAAGTTTAAGTgtttgaataataaatttgggTTTTATGGTCaatagatttaattaaatcttcgAATGGGATACcctgaattaaattttcttagccaattttgttttttgcaATTGTTTGAGCATCTGGTAGTGCACACACATGTGCAAGTACAATTACTATTGCAGGTTTGTGTACCGTATTGAGTAATTTCTGGTTTTCTAACAAAGAAAGATAAAACTTCGAGTTCTAATTGTGCTTCTGACATTTTCgttgatataaaaaatagtttattgatatttaaaaaaaaaattggtcaaaaattaaaaaaataattatttaataaaaatataaaaaatgaaaaacaattaaaagtttaaaaaaaaacagtataaataagttaaaaaaaaaaaaaaaaaaaaaaatatattattaataactaTATCGTTGGCAATtgaccctttttttttatttttttttaataatttttatactgttataaaaattaactGTATCCTATTTCTAtgggtttaaaaaaatttattccaAAATACTCTTATAGAgcattataattaaattattagatttggtgaaagattaaataatatagtCTTTAGTTCAAAAATACACCAGATTCTTTAATATTTGctgaaataatttcaaattgcGCCAATACTCTTGATGAATTTGTTTTTCCTGTTGTGTgtagtaatttaaattcaattgcaAAAGAAAATATGAAAAGCCCATCTTTTGAAGTTTACAAATCTTTATTTATGGAAAATGATTCAACAACtaaatttgtaaatcaaTTCTTTTTAACTTACCCACAAATTGGACATTCAATGAGAAGCtttttagataataatatcaataatattgaaaattgttTATCTAGATTACAATCAGATTGGGATAGTATTAAAAAGTGGTTTGCTACCCAATTGTAACCCACTTTCTATCCAGAGGATATCAAGCTAACCAGGAGAAACAATTGTTAATGTTGGATGTACATCATTTTATTCAACTTATTTAGTTTCAAATTCCAATCtcaaatttgaaaatgaatcaattcaaaattatacaGATATAATTTATTCCTATGGGTGTATTGATACACTAATTTCTTCACCACCAACAGATGCGGAAGTGGAAAAAATAGAAGATTGTATTCAAAAGGGTGTTTGCACCGATGTAGATGCTGATCCATCCTCGTTTATAGAATGTGCAATATCTATTagtattgaaattttatcaacaattgaaTAAACATTACAAGGAAGTGGATTAATTACACATGGTAGTTTTTATTTGGGTTTATCTGGTGTTTTAGTTTTTCTTTCTGGAATTTAGGCACATTCCAATTCTATTTCAATGTTTAAACTTTGTGATAGAATAGTGAATTCTATATTAGTTAATAGGCCAAAGTTTACACCGTGTGGTGGTGCATTTGATGGATTATCATCTGATATTTATGCAATTTGTTTCTCAGgtataataacaaaaaaccaTTAATggataaataaagaaatttcattagtttcaaatgaaatttcaaaggatttaattttacaaagtAAAGTTTTGGATATTGTAGGTGGGGTCACAGGTTGTCTATTAACAATATATGTTGTAAGATATAAAGTACCTCAAGAGCTAATTAACCTAGAAACTGCAGACCTTTTAGATTCATTAATAGATTTATCTGtaacaaaattattaaattctatAGAACTAGTAAAGGAAATGAATACAGGCATATCACATGGTATTTATCACTTTCTTTACCTTATTTCAGAGCTGATTTGAAAAGTTCAGTACAatcatttattgaaaaaatagtTATTTTGGAAGATGAACATTTTTGTTCTAAAACTCAAGAATGGAAAGATACAAGGGAAATTAATTGTAACTCAATAGTAATTGTGTATTCATGGTGTTATGAAAGTCCTGGTATTTAAATTTCAAGaaaattaattggtgattCTTATAAATATCCAGTTGgatatgataaaaataaaatttatgaaATGGAGCCAACAGATCTATCCTTTTGTTGTGATCTTTCAGGTAAAATAGAtgttttatctttattattaaatgaaaatagtgaAATAACATTTAAATATGCTCAATCATTAGTAAGAAAACTTTagataaaaaacaaataatatttgaaaataacagatatagtttttttaaaggtATATCGGGAATTGGTTATGTTTTATTAAGATtaagtaatttaaaaaatatccattacctcttttctttttttcataatttattgatttttaaaaataaaataaaaaaaaaaaaaaattaaaatattaattatacgTGGTCAGGTTTtgtttctaaatttttagatACTAAAATACAAATTGTTTTCTATTAAAATATCTGAACTTTCATAATATTTCATTGGATTTAatgtgttaaaaaaaaaaaaaagaaattaattttttttttttttgaatgttttattaaaaaacatatttatttaatattgagTTAATACTTTGTAATTGAGCTTGTAACTCTGATGATATTTTgtttgtagtagtagtagtagtggaaGGTGAGGATAAATTAGCGGATAAAGGTCTTGATGAAGTTACAGGTCTTCtagttgaagaagaagaagaagaagatgaggAAGATGGAATAACTGGTTTTGGTTGTTCAGttgttataaatttaatggaTTCAAGTAATTGAGTAGCTTTTTGAGAGGATTGCATTTTACCAGGTTGACCACTTGAAGGGTCAGGTTGTTGAATTGTAGAGATGAGTGAATTATCTACCTCTTGAATTAACAAAGGTAGTGATTGAAGTAATTGTTCATACAATTCCAATGGTATTGATTGTGGTGGTACATTATAGAGTATAGAGATAATAGTTAACATTGGGGTTGAATAACGTTCAGTATCATATGGTTTCAATCTATCTCTTTGTTGACTGTTCTTTATATATTCAATGAATTCTGGTGTTGCCAAATCATATTGGTCTTGAAGGTATTGATGAAATTCGTATTCTTCTGTGACAacatttaaacaatttaaaaggACAATGAAAAATTGatcaaaaataaacataTCCAATAAGATTGTCATATAAATTCTAATGATTGgcattgataatattaatggtgGTTTATTCTTTGCGGAGAAATCAATTATATCTTCATCAGTTGCATTGGTTCCATCACCAATTGGAGCTGGACTATTTAATAATCTAAGGAAACCTTTCATAAAATGTAATTGATGAATGATTTGATCAGGGTTTgttaaatattcatttaatttcatttcttctaaatcaccattaccataaataatttgaccaccaattgatgatgataattctttatctttagaattattattattagtagtggtagtagtagtatttgATCTACCCATTGAAGgtgataatgatattgatgttgttgttcctgctgctgctgttgttgttgaagatgaGTTACCACCAACTGAACTtgatctattattttttaataatggtgaagATGGTACTTGTAAAacactattattaccactaacATTTAATGgtgtttgattattattgtttgaagatgaagatgataataaaatattagttGAATCGCCTAAAGaatatttcttttcaaataTACTTGGATGTAATAATAAACGAATGATTGGCATAATTTGagataatttcaatttaaataattcgaTGACTTGAATTGCAAATTGAAAACATCTATTTGTATCATGAGCTAATAATACTTCGACGAGATCAACAATAGTTTCCATTCTAATACTATTTAAATCACCTTTTAATGTTGATAAAACGTCTCTCTCTATATCTTGAATTTCATCACCTacacctttaaaatttttaatatgataTTGAATATCCAAATtaacttttaattctttaatttttgtcATTAAATTTGTGGATAACTTTGTTTGgaatttttcataaaaagTTGGTGGAATAAAGTACGCGTATTGTTCAATTTCGGCTAATGTCTCTTTTTTGCAATTCGCTTTTGGCattgttgattttaataCATCCGCTAGTGTATCATCTAAATTCTGTTGGAAACAAAGTGATAAAAGTATTTTAGCTTTCTCTAAACTCGTTGCACTGCCAGCACGAGAATGTTTATTTGCTTGGGTGATTGCTTTCTCAAAGCCATTGATGAAATCACGATTGTAAATTAACCGTTCAGTGATTCTTTCAGAACGTTCTTTCTTGTCGAATTTACTATGAATGATTGGATTCATGAATTTGGATTGAACATTTGCATAATATACTTCACCCGACTGATTAACACCATAACTATTGTACCCATCATTTTCAAAGAAACCACACGACACAAATGGTGATGTTTCATCCTTTTGAAATAGATTATAATGTGGTTCATTTAAAAGTGACCAAAATTTATATTCACCATCAATACCAGAACTAACCAATAGTTCGCTATGAGCTGGACACCAATCGATTTTactaatactactactatgTGCAAGAAAACTAATTACAGGCTCTAAAGTTGAACGAAGATCCCAAATTGATATTTCACCACTATCAGTCGCTGATGCGAACCAATAAGGTACAAATGGATGCCATGCAACATCTTTAATTGATACACTTGATTGATaagatgatgaatttttaccattactaccactactaccactaacaccaccaccaccaccaccacctattgcaccactattattaaacCAAACTGTTGGTGATTTTCTTGTTGTACTATAACTACTTAATAAACGAGTATCAGTTATTTTTATAGAATTCTCAGAACCGCcaattaaagaataatttCTTGAATGTGGTGACCATTGACTACAATAAACTGGTTGATCAGATACTTTGAATGTAATGGTTGGTCTAACTGCATCAGAGAAATCCCAAATATGATAATAGTTATTCtctaatgatgaaaattggTGAGTTGAAAGTTGATTGATTGCAACTGCTTTTATTGAGGTATTGAAACCCATCGAACCAATGGTTTGAGAAACACTCTCTTTAAATCCTTTTAATTTCGTATGTACAAATGTCTCTCTCAATTCTGGATCATCCGTAGTGGTTGGATcgttttgataataataaatatgacCATCATTTGAACCTGCCACCATTGAATCATTCCACcatgataatgattttattgtTGATTCTTGTATAAACTCTTTAACTACTTTTACTGCTGGTTTACCACCAATATTCTTTTCATTTGCATTTgcatcattatttgattctggtcttttaattgatacaACTCTACAAACATCTCTTTTTGTTGATGTATCTGATATTacaatttgatttgataTCTATTAaagtatatatattaatccaaaaataaaaattaataaaaaacaatttaaaaaaaaaaaaaaaaaaagaaaaaaaaaaaaaaaatagttacaTTTGAACTTGTAGCAGttgtaatattatcaatagtTCTATCTAATAATCTTTCAAATGTtatataattctttttatatCTCTTACCAGTGACTAATGCTAATTTTCTCCATGATGAACTTGCTTTACCTGGTGCATAAACATCTGTTcccatttaaattttatatatatatttatatttattgtatgtatttaaaaaaataaatttataagtTTATCCAATATTTGGATTagttattatataaaatctAAACACTCGTGTGtgtggatttttttttttttgtttagaatgctttttttttttttttaatttaaaaattggatttgtttgaaaaaaataaaaaaaaaaaaaataaaaaaaaataaaaaaaataaaaaaaaaaaaaaaataaaagtaaaaaaaaaaaatttcttttaatttttcaaatagtacgcataaaaaaaaaaaaacaaatatataaaatggaTAAACAATTAGCAGATACTTTCACTCAACTGTATGTGTATTTAAacatatacatatataaataaCCATTacttaaatttataatataaaactaattttttgacttgttgaaaaaaacaaaaaaatttataattggaCTATAGTTCCCAACAAAATGGTGTTGTTGGATATTGTTGTGTAGATGAAAGTGGACTTTGTTTAAAGggtatatatattatatatataaatcataatattaatttaggataataaaaattataacaatTACAATTGCATCAAATAACAAAGATATTTTCACCAGGTGGCATAGAATCTATGTTTAGAAAAACTAgatacaattttattaatttgtttttttttttttttttattaaaaatcataCCTATCAATATAATCATTATCTTCAATACATATGTAAATATgatatatcatttttttatttttagcaCATGGAAATAAACAATCATCAAATGCAGGTTTTTATAAATCACTTTTAGATAAATCAAAGTTTTTAACTCAATCTGGTGAACCAGCAAATATTGTTATTGAAACAGATACAGcgtatgtaaaaaaaaaaaaaaaaaacaattattatttttaaaacataatACTAATTAATAGTTTCATCCTTTTTATagaaatattttcattcaaCAAAACGATAAAATTACTCTTAGTGTATCAAAACTTCCATAAATTTATAtctaaacattttaaaataaattaaataaaaagaaaaaaaaaagaaaaaaaaaaaaaaaaaaaaaaaaaaaaagaaaagaataattttaaaaataggatggtgtttgtttttttttttttagataatatattattataccttttgttttttattttattttatttattttttataatttataatatgaaCGTTTTGTAACACGACCATCAGAACCACAAGAGAATAAACCATTATTTTCTAATCTAACTTGCATTACACCATAGGTTGAAACTGGAGATTTGAAAACACCTGTTGGACGAACAaaagtttgttttttatGAGCATCTTCAAAGGTATTGAGACAAGTCATCGATGGTAAGGACCAAATCTTAATGTTACCATCACTACTACCAGAGCAAACAAACTCTTCGAATGGATCCAATGCCAATGATTTagtatttaaatgatgagCTTTGAAACTTTCCAATTGTTTATGAGTACGAATATCGTAGAGTGACAATGAACCTTTCTTACCACCAACGATGATAGTTTGACGTTTTGGAGAATAAACAATTGAGGATGCGCCATTCTCTTGATCGGTGTAAGAGGCAATCAATGATTTATTAGGTGGCAATAATACATCCCATAGACAGATATCACGAGATTTGCTATCACTACTACTGATACCGGCAGTTGCCAATAAACTTccagaatttaaaaatgtgaAATCCAAACATTGCTTAGAATGAGCTTGAAGTGAATAGAATGGTTTCAAGGTATCTTCTTGAGCTGCGAATTGCCACAACAAGATATTACCCGCCATATCGCATGCACCAAATTTAGTGCCACTTTGATTGAATTTACATCTAACGATTCTTGGTTTTTGAGGGAGTTGATAGGCAGTCAATACCTCTGGTATACCAAATTGCCATAAACAAACCGAACCATCGATACCACCCGATAAATAGAATGAAGAGTTTGGATGACTTTCTAAACATTGTACAATTATATTATGATCCATTTGTCTACTTGATCTTAAACCACTGAATACCGTACTAATCTTACCTTTGGAGATGTTTAAAGATGAAACTGATTTACCAGTGATACGTGGTCTTTTATTATCTCTACTTGAAGATGGTGAACTAATTAAATTCTCTGATGGATCTATATCATGTTCTTCCCTAATTTCACTAACCAATTGTTTATGATCAATCTCTCTAATACCACGAGTGGTTGCAATTGCCATAACATTTAATTCTGGTGAAGTTGGATCCAAACAAAATGATTGTAATAAATCACTATCCTTATAAATTTCAATCTcttcttcaaatttaattttaccactaccaccaccaaattGAACTTGGCTACCAACTTTTTTCAATGGCATtggttcattatttttatttaccttactattattattattgttattaccaccattaatATCTACTGGTAAAGTAATTTCAATACCAAGTATAATATGatctaataattctttttgatttgtaattaaaattttccaaatttgatattgatcagttgaattaaattctttataagattttaaaagttctaaaaagttttcaattgttgtttTAGTTGTATTATTGGTGAATTGATCTAAAATCTTTTGTGGAACATGTAAAAGTTTTGATTGTGATGAACCAATCCAAAGTGATAAACGTTGATTCACTGAATCGAATACTTGATGGTATGGCAATGCCTTTACTAATTGATCGAAGCattgtttaaaatatttcaatgaAAGGAAATCAAAGAATCTTTTTaagaatttatatattaatttcttttcatcattaattctctttaattcttctttatctaatatttcatttggatcgtcatcttcatcatccatatcaaaatcatcatcatcatcattattattatcaccagcaccaattaattcattattttcagtaTCTTTATAAGATCTAATTggtaattgtttaatttgatCAATGAATTGATTAAATTGTTGGATAGTATTCttatttttgaataatactaataacaCATCGAAACGTTGTGAACCATAacctaataaaaataacatcaTATAAACTGTTGATAAAATCAATGAATGACTATGATAACGTTTATCAATAGACATAATTGATTGATAAATCTCTAATGAAACTGTTAATAATGGTTGTGATGCTGATGAATTCATTaacattaaaatattatcatcatcaaatcttaataatgatttaattattgaaattgaaattaattctaatatATCCATTGCTttttcatcaccatcttcattattattactattattattattattattattatatttagttAATTGAATTACTTGATAAACATATTGTCTATTTGAAcaatattcaattaatgatttaacaATTTCTTTTGGAATTAACTTGATTCTTTTTACATAAATATTCTAatgattctttaaaatctttaaattccTCATCCCAATTATCAGCTTCTCTAGTTTCCATAATGGTTTCAAGTAAAACTTTAACAAccaatttatcttttaattcattatcaatcaatgaatataatgaaagtttttcttttttacttGGTATGAATGTTGCTGCTTACAATGATGCTTCTGCATGCTGATAATGCTGCTTTATCTTCTCtatctttatttgatttttcttcttcaatctctttaattgattcttctTTTGGATTTATTACTATCTAACAACTCCCacctattattattattattattggtggtggttgatGATGGTGCACCAAAGTCTAAACcataattatttgaagatgatgattgaCTTGGTGTATTGAAATCTAATCCCATataatttgatgatgaattttcTGGTTTTGATGGTGTACTACCAAAGTCTAAAccataattatttgaatttgatgatgatgattgagTTGGTGTATTGAAATCTAGTCCCATATAAGATGAAGAAGTCGATGGTTTTGATGGTGTACTACCAAAATCTAATcctaaatcatttgaatttgattgagTTGGTGTATTGAAATCTAGTCCCATATAAGATGATGAAGTTGGTTTTGATGGTGCACTACCAAAATCTAAACCTAAATCATTTGAAGGTTTACTAAAGaaaccactactactaccgcCTCCACCACCAAAATCTAAACCCAAATCATATGACGGTTTATTAAAGAAACCACTACCAccgccaccaccaccaaaatcTAAAcctaaatcatttgatttttgtttttctttttctaatctttctttttctttttctttttcttgttgttgttgttttaatttttctaatttttcaacTTCTTGACGTTCTTGATTATCAGTTAAAATGGTTGGATGAGATGCTTCTAAtctttcaatattttcaagtGCTAATAATGAACAACCACTATTGAAATAAGAGTAAGAACTAGTTCTTAAGAATTCatcttctttctttttatccTCTGATAATTGACGTAATTGAACATGATTCTTTAAGAAACGGAAGAAATATAAAATGGAAGGACCTAATTGAGAAGCACGTAATTGTTGAGAGATTGGTGATACCACTTGAGTGGTTAAGGTTGTACCTGTAGCATTTGAGTAATTTGTACCAGTGGTTGATCTattaattggtgatgataCCATTGAATTACGACTAGACATACCAATTGGTGTTGAATTACCAGAAACACCTAAACTataaccaccaccaccaccaccacgtTGATtgttatcatcttcatcaagtTTTCTATCACCATCTATTGAAACTGATGGTATTAAACATGTTATAGCATCTTCATACTTTTTCAATAACCAATTACAAATACTTAATAAACTACGATCATTAGTTTTCTTTGCAAGTGGTATGATATGATCTTCAATGATCATACGTGAACATTCGCCATTCTCACCTTCATACAATCTTGAGATAACCAATGCCAATTGGAAATCACCTTGCATTTGTAATAAAAGATTTACAGCTTTCTTTAATTGACCTGCTAAAAGGAATAATGAAGCAGCCAATTCATATTTATGTTTACTTTGTAAAAGGAATGCACTTTTATTTGCAGCAGTGATCCATTTAGCTTGAGTGAAATCTTGTGAAAGGAATTCAACTTgttttatatcttttgaaGCTTTATGCAATGCAACCAACGCACCTTTTTTACCCAATGCTAAATAATACAATGAACATTCTCTTGGGTCTCTTCTTTGAATGTAGGTTGTCTTTGCCAACTTTTCCACTACATTTATCAAGGTACTTGGCGATTTAATCCACAAACCAGCaccaatttgttttaaagCATCCCAATCTGGATCGGTTGGGAAACAAGTTGAAAGAATAGTTTCTTGTGCCTCTGAATGTAACGCCCAAAGAATATCGGTTGTACTCAATGAGATTGGACGATCTTGTGGTGGTAATGATCTACGTAAAAATTGGAATACCTTTGCTGACAATATGAAACGTGAACCATTCTCATCGAGACCACCTCTCATTTCACCAATTTCACCATAGGTATCGGTAACTGCTaacaattgaatttgttcACTACTTGAAAGATTACccaatttaattgatgataaaatttCACTTAATTTTCTTGCTTGtctttttgtaaatttatttgaattttctaATTCATCCCTATCACTATCGTCGTCGTCGTCGtcgtcatcgtcatcatcttTATTACGATCATTACGATCATTATGATTATtcttatcaattgaattcaTTCTAT encodes:
- the cbpB gene encoding calcium-binding protein, translating into MASKVDYQSGKKHGLQLKNQESELDSIAAEFAGELDEATLSKYKTQFMSYDINNSGDIDHYELQLLMEKINQPKTYLELKKMIEQVDSTGKGAINFRDFIKMMTGKTSSILQKILMFEEMGKKSEQPKGIPQKRSISDLP
- the DG1104 gene encoding DmX-like protein — translated: MKPSQIITGSANSNPLTFTYTIYEDDVYYSYSSGSNVYILKGVSLKVIQVLTGHQSDVTCVSWLSNDTKLLTSSSHEIFLYVLNKERGLWEHVFTIPSQFEITALSWLQSNSFIVGGHSQIVKWKLDQQTIMKNYQINNGGGVSSGSGSSSANNNYNYNSTSSPNSTSSSSFGKNNSLDQEFSSTTTTNKINLNSSGNNTPTTSALNNNTQVRVNNEKFLQDQRIKEQKLFNKQAQIVWKTDSSSPINNLSCSPDGSFFATCGKFDRLIKVWFLQKKSKAKLLAEEQQIKLQQEQLSLLLQREELAKQKNRKGAYKEQFNKLTNKGPIYKANKIGFDEVVSSGGIGTGEDSNDINTELNKRDKLQKEKEREKGGDANKNKEQQQQQQQPQKEEQSIEELQKQLNQLKEIFNKQKNKKFEGETYGFIYLPHPRSITWISWRNRKTSTHNILLTNCKDGVVRLWQQSPQSRRLQFNVSSIIPSGSDIVDWVYSQNEDKFDIFNKNNEDNNINDEKNNSNSNNNNNAGGGFSGGKLSKSSSGTTGTSLNSNSNNNNNSTDDSNSYLRSHDFKLHLTNPILLRQKDSLAKTKQIVDWIIVIKLDGSLVLWKLRTDDSMTKQTSSLSIWINSQILSPQEIGPNRIISLYQPMSLTDNTPGSIKVCFNSFNGAISSRRFYIQNQNQTQITNASPVSRCYGHKSTIKKLAASKNSPYLSSLDYQNNVIIWNSTDSSKIQSPNYLIDIGSFPSYYSMTWSPNQKFCFFSNRDGIFVYYIEISQENYVKSSLLSIGMIEESTLEDDWIDEVHIVDPLNLIYHYNSMDFDKNKVNNDSSRRNGGGGGESSVLLPYQFFLIGLNKHSDKLYVWGVSVEKDFKYSSSSSPSILKSKLLATKEFERDSRISCICAAPKGIFDMTTINKMNKNQNEDFSDNDDDDNNDDNNNNNNNEKYNNEDRVVLTHPICITGSIDGYVSVFGITPKISFVKGGDSEEEIKFEDWTIGEMGGYHAYQQPVESVKAAYFGRFASKAFSTNPNPEIHIWELESHTPKLRLEDTIKFYIDSEIPQAITTTTTTTTTAIATPLNTPQVIITSPTSGIGAFKSPPLTTTILLKASTNNVGVGTALAASSSSLAHEDIISCCFSFVSLDDGSYSVAFGYGNQVKILNKPVDRVIGSYKRPWVQTHNYDDLTSPCSSLEWGKDLSLYVSAGNQIMVFTKWSKLNNINDNLALSQFQTVGHDYNTKLNSIYHQHSELQRPLPMYHPKFLTEYMMAGKFGVVEKILKHVCQFLFEKYDDLNDLPKSPVFIPPLSIEEIIHFDEFTNSKSKKTGTSDDMDRMNSIDKNNHNDRNDRNKDDDDDDDDDDDSDRDELENSNKFTKRQARKLSEILSSIKLGNLSSSEQIQLLAVTDTYGEIGEMRGGLDENGSRFILSAKVFQFLRRSLPPQDRPISLSTTDILWALHSEAQETILSTCFPTDPDWDALKQIGAGLWIKSPSTLINVVEKLAKTTYIQRRDPRECSLYYLALGKKGALVALHKASKDIKQVEFLSQDFTQAKWITAANKSAFLLQSKHKYELAASLFLLAGQLKKAVNLLLQMQGDFQLALVISRLYEGENGECSRMIIEDHIIPLAKKTNDRSLLSICNWLLKKYEDAITCLIPSVSIDGDRKLDEDDNNQRGGGGGGYSLGVSGNSTPIGMSSRNSMVSSPINRSTTGTNYSNATGTTLTTQVVSPISQQLRASQLGPSILYFFRFLKNHVQLRQLSEDKKKEDEFLRTSSYSYFNSGCSLLALENIERLEASHPTILTDNQERQEVEKLEKLKQQQQEKEKEKERLEKEKQKSNDLGLDFGGGGGGSGFFNKPSYDLGLDFGGGGGSSSGFFSKPSNDLGLDFGSAPSKPTSSSYMGLDFNTPTQSNSNDLGLDFGSTPSKPSTSSSYMGLDFNTPTQSSSSNSNNYGLDFGSTPSKPENSSSNYMGLDFNTPSQSSSSNNYGLDFGAPSSTTTNNNNNNRWELLDTTFIPSKKEKLSLYSLIDNELKDKLVVKVLLETIMETREADNWDEEFKDFKESLEYLCKKNQVNSKRNLIQLTKYNNNNNNNSNNNEDGDEKAMDILELISISIIKSLLRFDDDNILMLMNSSASQPLLTVSLEIYQSIMSIDKRYHSHSLILSTVYMMLFLLGYGSQRFDVLLVLFKNKNTIQQFNQFIDQIKQLPIRSYKDTENNELIGAGDNNNDDDDDFDMDDEDDDPNEILDKEELKRINDEKKLIYKFLKRFFDFLSLKYFKQCFDQLVKALPYHQVFDSVNQRLSLWIGSSQSKLLHVPQKILDQFTNNTTKTTIENFLELLKSYKEFNSTDQYQIWKILITNQKELLDHIILGIEITLPVDINGGNNNNNNSKVNKNNEPMPLKKVGSQVQFGGGSGKIKFEEEIEIYKDSDLLQSFCLDPTSPELNVMAIATTRGIREIDHKQLVSEIREEHDIDPSENLISSPSSSRDNKRPRITGKSVSSLNISKGKISTVFSGLRSSRQMDHNIIVQCLESHPNSSFYLSGGIDGSVCLWQFGIPEVLTAYQLPQKPRIVRCKFNQSGTKFGACDMAGNILLWQFAAQEDTLKPFYSLQAHSKQCLDFTFLNSGSLLATAGISSSDSKSRDICLWDVLLPPNKSLIASYTDQENGASSIVYSPKRQTIIVGGKKGSLSLYDIRTHKQLESFKAHHLNTKSLALDPFEEFVCSGSSDGNIKIWSLPSMTCLNTFEDAHKKQTFVRPTGVFKSPVSTYGVMQVRLENNGLFSCGSDGRVTKRSYYKL